The following proteins are encoded in a genomic region of Anomaloglossus baeobatrachus isolate aAnoBae1 chromosome 6, aAnoBae1.hap1, whole genome shotgun sequence:
- the LOC142317075 gene encoding GSK-3-binding protein-like, producing MPCRKESFLLLEQSVTVDSKEVDSLVARIGEALQLNAHRAPTSCSMALKPPAKSRPPAAMCSCVRGRSTPYRVCTPRGAGRQQQQQHSGGARHCQGGSKQLCGRGWVRGSCRKHEGDEDGDPHQLLQELLLSGNLIKEAVRRLQLTGDGAGTAPCKTTEAPERLVQ from the coding sequence ATGCCGTGCCGCAAGGAGAGCTTCCTGCTGCTGGAGCAGTCGGTCACCGTGGACTCCAAGGAGGTGGACTCCCTGGTCGCCCGCATCGGTGAAGCCCTGCAGCTCAATGCCCACCGCGCTCCGACCTCCTGCAGCATGGCTCTGAAGCCGCCAGCCAAGAGCCGGCCTCCGGCCGCCATGTGCTCCTGTGTGCGGGGCAGGAGCACGCCGTACCGGGTGTGCACCCCCAGAGGGGCCGGccgccagcagcagcagcagcactcgGGGGGCGCCCGGCACTGCCAGGGGGGCAGCAAGCAGCTGTGCGGCCGGGGCTGGGTGCGGGGGAGCTGCAGGAAGCACGAGGGAGACGAGGACGGAGACCCGCACCAgctgctgcaggagctgctgcTCTCCGGGAACCTCATCAAAGAGGCGGTGAGGAGGCTGCAGCTGACCGGGGACGGCGCCGGCACGGCCCCCTGCAAGACCACCGAGGCCCCCGAGAGGCTGGTGCAGTGA